In Paenibacillus sp. BIC5C1, a genomic segment contains:
- a CDS encoding ROK family protein, whose protein sequence is MKIANAYLMKEININHVRQVMKRMETATKPQLASLTKLSVVTVNSLVKELCELGELFEDETVPSNGGRPALTYRYNYDFSLALVMYINEKQGQDLITATVINLEDNMVFREEYTMPTFDQKYFYEIIGNVLSQHTSIKVIGIGIPGQTVNGEITVSSHRQLEGIRMIEDLEAQFGVPVLVENDVNAAISGYCAKKELDEDQCVIGIYFPTKYPPGMGIYLNGKVIRGKLGMAGEVKYLPMGIDWYNSVEKEAFIATVCKMIQTVNAILAPDQVVIYQKIVEEDALVQAWQMYQADLSMPSYPDVILIDSFREDFEAGMRWLTLKSLEPDLVQFN, encoded by the coding sequence ATGAAAATAGCGAATGCGTATTTGATGAAAGAAATTAATATAAACCATGTACGCCAGGTCATGAAACGGATGGAAACAGCAACCAAGCCACAACTGGCCTCCTTGACCAAGCTCAGTGTAGTAACCGTCAATTCACTGGTAAAAGAGTTGTGTGAACTGGGTGAACTGTTTGAGGACGAGACAGTACCTTCCAACGGAGGGAGACCTGCATTAACTTACCGATATAATTACGATTTTAGCTTGGCTTTGGTCATGTATATCAACGAAAAGCAGGGGCAAGATCTGATTACAGCCACTGTCATTAATCTAGAGGATAACATGGTGTTTAGAGAAGAATATACAATGCCCACCTTTGACCAGAAATATTTCTATGAAATCATTGGAAATGTACTGTCTCAGCATACTTCCATTAAAGTGATCGGTATCGGTATTCCGGGGCAAACCGTGAATGGAGAAATTACGGTGAGCAGTCATCGGCAGTTAGAAGGTATCCGCATGATTGAAGATCTTGAAGCACAGTTCGGAGTACCAGTTCTGGTGGAAAATGATGTGAACGCTGCAATTAGCGGATATTGCGCCAAAAAAGAGTTAGACGAGGATCAATGTGTCATCGGAATTTATTTTCCAACCAAATATCCTCCAGGCATGGGCATTTATCTGAACGGTAAAGTGATCAGAGGAAAACTTGGCATGGCCGGGGAGGTCAAATACCTTCCTATGGGAATTGATTGGTATAATTCAGTGGAAAAGGAAGCATTTATTGCAACGGTATGCAAAATGATTCAAACGGTAAATGCGATTCTTGCTCCAGACCAGGTTGTGATTTATCAGAAGATCGTTGAAGAAGATGCTTTGGTTCAAGCATGGCAAATGTATCAAGCGGATCTGTCCATGCCATCTTATCCTGATGTCATTCTGATCGATTCTTTCCGGGAAGACTTTGAAGCAGGGATGCGATGGCTGACATTGAAATCGTTGGAACCGGATCTGGTTCAATTCAACTGA
- a CDS encoding DUF3817 domain-containing protein, whose translation MKTVTGRFRIAGIWEGVSLLLLIFIAMPLKYFADMSSPVTIMGMIHGILFPLYLIALVHLAVVKKWKASRWFMGLVAGLLPFGTFVFESYLRKRDWK comes from the coding sequence ATGAAGACAGTCACGGGTCGATTCAGAATTGCAGGCATATGGGAAGGTGTATCATTATTGCTATTGATTTTTATAGCCATGCCGCTAAAATATTTTGCCGATATGTCTTCCCCAGTAACCATTATGGGAATGATTCACGGTATTCTTTTTCCGCTATATCTGATTGCACTTGTTCATTTAGCAGTTGTGAAGAAGTGGAAAGCTTCACGCTGGTTCATGGGATTGGTAGCAGGCTTATTGCCTTTCGGAACATTTGTATTCGAGTCCTATCTTCGCAAGAGAGACTGGAAGTAA
- a CDS encoding sugar ABC transporter substrate-binding protein has translation MFKMNKAAGKKGVKLCAALLTAVIMITGCSGGSGGSSEGNWVSIEDRYTVDPEKPAWQLDKKEEATDLTWYVNADWWNTDFGKDIVTKKIKEDLNINIKFITGDDTKLNTFFAGGDMPDLLTVFDSNSPVVQKAATWAMPLNDLAEKYDPYFNKVAAADTLNWFQLADGKTYGYPNYSNTQADYDSGNIPAKTAFIIRKDVYEALGSPVMGTPEEFENVMKQIKEKFPTLIPFGFNSIGEGTGSLGDTLQDFIGVPLETENGEFYDRNQDEDYLTWLKTLNKVYRDGNISDDSFADDGTAFEEKVKSGKYATMLLDGTPQQGGNLQIYLSANEGKEYVAVDGPQSTKGNAATLNQSGITGWMINFISKDAKDPAKAIQIFTYLLSEEGQLLMNYGIEGETYKKNADGTVELLPAVKDLQLHNADKFKKEYRLGEFMFFGHDRHKALSADAFPEAIKQMQEWGKGKLKPHFILENISPDQGTPEARALSAINAKWNSTLVSMVRAKDDASFDNALAAYKSFLGENRWDDILKVRSEKMKQNKEKLGIQ, from the coding sequence ATGTTCAAGATGAATAAGGCAGCTGGCAAAAAAGGAGTTAAACTGTGCGCGGCATTGCTGACAGCGGTGATCATGATTACAGGCTGCAGTGGTGGATCAGGGGGTTCGAGCGAAGGGAACTGGGTTTCCATTGAAGATCGCTATACAGTCGATCCGGAAAAACCAGCTTGGCAGCTGGATAAAAAGGAAGAAGCAACAGATCTAACTTGGTATGTTAATGCCGACTGGTGGAACACGGATTTCGGCAAAGACATTGTAACCAAGAAGATTAAGGAAGATCTGAACATCAATATCAAATTCATTACAGGTGACGACACGAAGTTAAATACTTTCTTTGCCGGTGGAGATATGCCTGACCTGCTGACCGTGTTTGATTCCAACTCTCCTGTGGTGCAAAAAGCCGCAACTTGGGCTATGCCGCTGAACGATCTTGCAGAGAAATATGATCCATATTTCAATAAAGTTGCGGCTGCCGATACCCTGAACTGGTTCCAGCTAGCTGATGGCAAGACGTACGGCTATCCAAACTACTCCAATACGCAAGCCGATTATGATAGCGGCAACATACCTGCCAAAACGGCATTTATCATCCGTAAAGATGTGTATGAAGCTTTGGGGAGTCCAGTTATGGGAACGCCAGAGGAATTTGAAAATGTGATGAAACAGATCAAGGAAAAGTTCCCAACGCTGATTCCATTTGGTTTTAACTCGATTGGGGAAGGAACTGGTTCACTCGGAGATACGCTGCAAGACTTCATCGGCGTACCGCTTGAAACTGAAAATGGAGAATTCTATGATCGCAATCAGGATGAAGATTATCTTACATGGCTGAAGACTCTAAATAAAGTATACAGAGACGGAAATATCAGTGATGACAGCTTTGCTGATGATGGTACGGCCTTTGAGGAAAAAGTGAAATCCGGAAAATATGCGACGATGCTGTTAGATGGTACTCCACAACAGGGAGGAAATCTGCAAATTTATCTGAGTGCCAATGAAGGCAAAGAGTATGTTGCCGTTGATGGACCGCAAAGTACCAAAGGGAATGCAGCAACACTCAATCAATCCGGTATTACAGGCTGGATGATCAACTTCATCTCCAAGGATGCCAAAGATCCAGCCAAAGCGATTCAAATCTTTACGTACCTGCTGAGTGAAGAAGGTCAGCTTCTGATGAACTATGGTATTGAAGGCGAGACGTATAAAAAGAATGCAGATGGTACGGTTGAGCTGCTGCCGGCTGTGAAAGACCTGCAACTGCACAATGCGGACAAATTCAAGAAGGAATACCGGTTGGGTGAATTCATGTTCTTTGGCCATGACCGTCACAAAGCACTGAGTGCGGATGCTTTCCCGGAAGCGATTAAACAAATGCAAGAGTGGGGCAAAGGAAAACTGAAACCACACTTCATTCTGGAGAATATTAGTCCGGATCAAGGAACACCTGAAGCACGTGCGTTGTCAGCAATCAACGCCAAGTGGAATTCAACACTGGTAAGCATGGTACGTGCCAAAGATGATGCCTCTTTTGACAATGCGCTCGCAGCTTACAAGTCATTTTTAGGTGAAAACCGTTGGGATGACATCCTGAAGGTACGTAGTGAGAAAATGAAACAAAACAAAGAGAAATTGGGTATCCAATAA
- a CDS encoding thioredoxin family protein, translating to MEELNDITSIELIEEMIQQNELVFLYVSRPECSVCHALLPKIRNLLKPYPLVHLVHINASQVEEVASRFLIFSVPTMIMLVEQKEFIRADRFVRFDRLEEQVQQIYHMYTRLEE from the coding sequence ATGGAAGAGCTTAATGACATAACATCGATAGAATTGATCGAAGAGATGATTCAACAAAATGAATTGGTCTTTTTGTACGTATCACGGCCAGAGTGCAGTGTATGTCATGCCTTACTCCCTAAAATTAGGAATTTGCTCAAACCCTATCCACTGGTGCACCTTGTTCACATCAACGCGAGCCAAGTGGAAGAGGTGGCGTCCAGATTTCTTATTTTCTCAGTTCCCACGATGATTATGTTGGTGGAGCAGAAGGAATTTATTCGAGCTGATCGCTTTGTTCGCTTCGATCGATTGGAAGAGCAGGTGCAGCAGATTTATCATATGTACACCCGTCTTGAGGAATAG
- a CDS encoding ABC transporter permease, translating to MSKLAVETSSTGKKPIRPGGRKPIGQRVKEFVIDYRRQWEIQSMIIPGIIFMIIFCYIPIYGLTIAFKNYTVIDTLSSAPWVGLENFRIIMSDKYFWDAVVNTLGISFLKLGIGFVIPIILAIMIYELNSGRFKKFVQTISYLPHFLSWIVLGGMLITWFSTTGLFNQLLLSLGLISQPQNILLDAGKYWWIAVLSDIWKEAGWGTILYLAIMSKIDPTYYEAAKIDGASRLRQIWNITLPNMKSIISLNLILTVSGLLGSNLDQTLVLMNSQNRDKAEVINSYVYRMGMSQGDFSYATAVGLGVSIVSVILLVTANKITSKLNDNQSVL from the coding sequence GTGAGTAAATTAGCCGTAGAGACGTCGTCAACCGGTAAAAAGCCTATAAGACCGGGGGGAAGGAAGCCAATCGGACAAAGAGTAAAAGAGTTCGTCATCGATTATCGTAGACAATGGGAAATTCAATCGATGATAATACCCGGCATCATTTTTATGATTATTTTTTGTTACATTCCAATATACGGATTGACGATTGCATTCAAAAATTACACCGTCATTGACACGCTGTCTAGCGCGCCATGGGTTGGTTTGGAAAATTTCAGAATCATTATGTCAGACAAATACTTCTGGGATGCCGTAGTGAACACGCTGGGAATCAGCTTTTTGAAATTGGGTATCGGATTCGTTATTCCCATTATCCTGGCGATCATGATCTATGAATTAAACAGCGGACGTTTCAAGAAGTTTGTGCAAACGATTTCATACCTGCCTCACTTTCTATCCTGGATCGTATTGGGCGGTATGCTTATCACTTGGTTCTCAACAACGGGATTGTTTAATCAATTGTTACTCAGTCTTGGACTGATCTCACAACCACAAAACATTTTGCTGGATGCAGGCAAGTATTGGTGGATTGCAGTCTTATCCGATATTTGGAAAGAGGCCGGCTGGGGAACGATTCTGTATTTGGCGATTATGTCGAAGATTGATCCTACGTATTACGAGGCTGCCAAAATTGATGGGGCAAGCCGTCTCAGACAAATTTGGAATATCACATTACCCAACATGAAATCGATCATTAGCCTTAATCTGATTCTAACTGTAAGCGGTTTACTTGGTTCCAATCTGGACCAGACGTTGGTGCTGATGAACTCGCAAAACCGTGATAAGGCAGAAGTTATCAATTCGTATGTATATCGTATGGGGATGTCACAGGGTGACTTTTCGTATGCTACCGCGGTTGGTCTGGGCGTCTCGATCGTGTCCGTTATTCTGTTGGTCACCGCGAACAAAATTACAAGCAAATTAAACGATAATCAATCTGTGCTGTAG
- a CDS encoding LacI family DNA-binding transcriptional regulator has product MGKITIKDVAREAGVSISTVSNALNGVDVLNPETKSHVLKVAERLNYVPNLNGKLLKSGQTKMLGFFTTSVSGPYFYKLVESMSRECDRLGYGLNVFVTKDKQVIMSNILGRRVDGVIIYEELRIDEQDIVAMEKDKIKAVFLDRVYQSDTMGSVIFDSYVAGYEATKYLIGLGHKKIAYISGVDTMFDSNQRRDGYLAALREYQLPLDDDYILQGYFEEEGTYSAVKSFLHLHPAKLPDAFLAGNDVSAIGCIHALKSHGFEVPQDISVVGFDDIDIAQYFSPPLSTVRNQIARQGILAVNHLVRMIKKKEHGVSQKLAGELIIRGSSHVKIDRSDFLT; this is encoded by the coding sequence ATGGGAAAGATTACAATTAAAGATGTTGCAAGGGAAGCCGGTGTTTCCATTTCTACGGTTTCGAACGCCTTGAACGGCGTGGATGTCTTAAATCCGGAAACTAAATCGCATGTTCTGAAAGTGGCAGAGCGTTTAAACTACGTTCCCAATCTGAATGGCAAGCTGCTGAAATCCGGGCAAACCAAAATGCTGGGCTTTTTCACTACAAGTGTATCGGGTCCGTATTTCTATAAGCTGGTTGAGTCCATGTCTCGCGAATGTGATCGTTTAGGTTACGGTCTGAACGTATTTGTGACCAAGGATAAGCAGGTCATTATGAGTAATATTCTGGGACGGCGTGTGGATGGCGTCATCATCTATGAAGAGCTTCGGATTGATGAGCAGGATATTGTCGCTATGGAGAAAGACAAGATCAAGGCTGTATTTCTGGATCGGGTCTATCAGAGTGATACGATGGGAAGCGTCATTTTTGACTCCTATGTGGCGGGTTACGAAGCGACCAAGTATTTAATTGGACTGGGGCATAAGAAAATCGCCTACATATCCGGCGTGGACACCATGTTTGACAGTAATCAGCGTAGAGATGGATATCTGGCCGCTTTGCGTGAGTACCAGCTTCCACTGGATGATGATTACATCTTACAGGGATATTTTGAGGAAGAGGGCACCTATAGTGCTGTAAAATCTTTTCTTCATCTTCATCCTGCCAAGCTGCCTGATGCTTTTCTTGCAGGAAACGATGTGAGCGCAATCGGCTGCATTCATGCCCTGAAGTCTCATGGATTCGAGGTTCCTCAGGATATAAGTGTAGTAGGCTTCGATGATATTGATATTGCCCAATATTTTTCCCCACCATTGAGTACCGTAAGAAACCAGATTGCAAGGCAAGGCATCCTGGCGGTCAATCACCTGGTTCGCATGATTAAGAAGAAGGAACATGGGGTTTCGCAAAAGCTGGCGGGTGAACTAATCATACGGGGCTCAAGTCATGTGAAGATCGACCGGAGTGATTTTTTAACATAG
- a CDS encoding carbohydrate ABC transporter permease, whose protein sequence is MNGKVAKEDLDSRIFDTLNIILLVICTVIIVVPLWNVIISSFSSGKALAEGGFIFWSPEFSLENYRAVFNDSSIWQAFFISVSKTTIGVVTHVFFCAMVGYGLSKKYIRGRKLYVAMGVITMFFSGGMIPTYLLIKSLGLLNSFWVYIIPALFSFYDVVILMNFFRNVPDSLEESAKIDGAGDWHIFLKIFIPLSMPAMATIALFNGVGQWNDFMTTKLYITDQSLYPLQMMLYEIIVQSQTQSMQNIGGSAVIETTTKGVQLATIVITTLPIVLIYPILQRYFISGMMLGAVKE, encoded by the coding sequence GTGAATGGAAAGGTGGCTAAAGAAGATCTCGATAGTCGGATCTTTGATACCTTAAATATTATTTTGCTCGTTATTTGTACTGTCATTATTGTGGTTCCGCTCTGGAATGTCATTATCTCTTCTTTTAGCTCAGGCAAGGCTTTGGCGGAAGGCGGGTTCATCTTCTGGTCACCGGAGTTCTCGCTGGAGAATTATAGAGCTGTATTCAACGATTCAAGCATCTGGCAAGCGTTCTTCATCTCCGTATCCAAAACAACAATCGGAGTTGTTACACACGTGTTCTTCTGTGCCATGGTCGGTTATGGTCTGAGCAAAAAGTACATACGTGGCCGTAAGCTTTACGTAGCCATGGGGGTTATCACGATGTTCTTCTCTGGCGGGATGATCCCAACGTACCTGTTGATCAAATCACTTGGCCTGCTCAACAGCTTCTGGGTGTACATTATTCCGGCATTGTTCAGCTTCTATGATGTTGTCATTCTGATGAATTTCTTCCGGAATGTACCGGATTCCCTGGAGGAGTCGGCCAAAATTGATGGCGCAGGAGACTGGCATATTTTCCTGAAAATTTTCATCCCGCTGTCCATGCCTGCGATGGCAACCATCGCACTGTTCAATGGGGTAGGGCAATGGAATGACTTTATGACAACCAAGTTGTACATTACCGATCAGTCTCTATATCCATTGCAAATGATGTTATACGAGATTATCGTTCAGTCCCAAACGCAATCGATGCAAAATATCGGTGGGTCAGCTGTTATCGAAACAACGACCAAAGGCGTTCAACTTGCCACGATTGTTATTACCACATTACCTATCGTACTAATCTATCCCATACTTCAAAGATACTTTATCTCGGGTATGATGCTTGGTGCAGTCAAGGAGTAA
- a CDS encoding glycoside hydrolase family 1 protein, which produces MTHSQHPSFHFPENFLWGGAIAANQAEGAYNLGGKGLSTQDVAPRGIMGPITEEPTEDNMKLIGIDLYHRYKEDVKLFAEMGFKVFRTSIAWSRIFPKGDELEPNEEGLQFYDDLFDECLKYGIEPLVTLSHYETPLHLSKEYDGWVNRKMVGFYERYVTAVFKRYQNKVKYWLTFNEINSILEAPFMSGGIYTPKEKLSKQDLYQAIHHEFVASASAVKLCHEIIPTAQIGCMMLSMPTYPLTPNPDDMIKVMEFEHSNYFFGDVHVRGRYPGYMKRYFRENGIQIQMEDGDEDLLLHTVDFISFSYYMSICQTADPEKQVAGEGNLLGGIPNPYLPASEWGWQIDPQGLRYVLNMFYDRYQKPLFIVENGLGAVDELITGPDGEKTVEDDYRIQYLNDHLVQVGEAIEDGVEVMGYTSWGCIDVVSASSAQLKKRYGYIYVDRHDDGSGTLERYRKKSFHWYKDVIGSNGMSLKR; this is translated from the coding sequence ATGACTCATTCTCAACATCCATCATTTCATTTCCCCGAAAACTTTCTGTGGGGTGGTGCGATTGCCGCCAACCAGGCTGAAGGTGCATATAATTTAGGTGGAAAAGGTTTATCCACTCAGGATGTGGCTCCCAGAGGTATCATGGGTCCCATTACTGAAGAACCGACTGAAGATAATATGAAACTGATTGGGATTGACCTCTATCACCGCTATAAAGAAGACGTAAAACTGTTCGCTGAGATGGGATTCAAGGTATTCCGCACTTCCATCGCCTGGTCTCGTATTTTCCCTAAGGGCGATGAGCTGGAACCCAATGAAGAAGGCCTTCAATTCTATGATGATCTCTTTGACGAGTGTCTTAAATACGGAATCGAACCACTGGTTACCCTTTCCCACTACGAGACACCTCTTCATCTCTCCAAGGAATATGATGGCTGGGTTAATCGGAAGATGGTCGGCTTCTACGAGCGTTATGTGACAGCCGTATTCAAACGTTATCAAAATAAAGTGAAATACTGGCTCACATTCAACGAAATCAATTCAATTCTGGAAGCACCATTCATGAGTGGTGGGATCTACACACCAAAAGAGAAATTGAGTAAACAGGATCTTTATCAGGCGATACACCATGAGTTTGTAGCCAGCGCTTCTGCTGTAAAACTCTGTCATGAGATCATTCCAACTGCACAGATTGGTTGTATGATGCTCAGTATGCCGACCTATCCGTTAACACCGAATCCCGATGACATGATTAAAGTGATGGAATTCGAACACAGTAATTATTTCTTCGGAGATGTGCATGTAAGAGGCCGTTATCCTGGATACATGAAACGTTACTTCCGTGAAAATGGAATCCAGATTCAAATGGAAGATGGTGACGAAGACTTGCTGCTCCATACCGTCGACTTCATTTCCTTCAGCTACTACATGAGTATCTGCCAAACGGCTGATCCGGAAAAACAAGTTGCAGGTGAAGGTAATCTGCTTGGCGGTATACCTAACCCTTACTTGCCTGCAAGTGAATGGGGATGGCAGATCGATCCGCAAGGACTGCGTTATGTTTTGAACATGTTCTATGACCGTTATCAGAAACCACTCTTTATTGTGGAAAATGGGTTGGGCGCTGTGGACGAGCTTATTACCGGACCTGATGGTGAAAAGACAGTTGAAGATGACTATCGCATTCAGTACTTGAATGATCATCTTGTTCAGGTCGGGGAAGCCATTGAAGACGGTGTTGAAGTTATGGGATATACGTCCTGGGGATGTATTGATGTGGTCAGTGCTTCGTCAGCACAATTGAAAAAGCGTTATGGTTATATCTATGTTGATCGCCATGACGATGGTTCAGGAACACTTGAACGGTATCGTAAAAAGTCGTTCCACTGGTACAAAGATGTCATCGGCAGTAACGGCATGAGCCTAAAACGTTAA
- a CDS encoding LacI family DNA-binding transcriptional regulator: MSKFDEIMKLSGYSKATVSRVINHSPHVSDEARQKITQIMKQLNYIPNRNAVSLSTGQTKQIGIVTSATNEIILTFMNQFIDTAMDYGFQTLIYTSRGDKEIELQAFEDLRSKRVDGLVIMTCVNHPDKLKAYCEYGPIVSWQRMGDDEIPSVAMDQAQGYKLALEHLVSKGYTRIANAFGRAESLNTQSRREAYESFMADKGLPILREAYQYSVFSSSDGEEAMRRMANGPELPQAVLCSNDYAAIGIWSEARKQNIQVPEQLAIVGFDDIELSRVLGITTIHNPIAEQATQAFHRLWAVLGKQELEPQQLEFQLIERATT, translated from the coding sequence GTGTCCAAATTCGATGAAATTATGAAGCTATCCGGCTACTCGAAGGCCACGGTGTCCAGAGTAATTAATCATTCACCGCATGTAAGTGACGAGGCCCGGCAAAAAATAACGCAAATCATGAAACAGCTAAACTATATTCCGAACCGAAATGCCGTTTCGTTATCCACCGGACAGACCAAGCAGATTGGAATTGTCACATCCGCAACCAACGAAATTATCCTTACATTCATGAATCAATTCATTGATACAGCGATGGATTATGGATTTCAGACCCTGATCTATACTTCGCGTGGAGATAAAGAGATTGAATTGCAGGCGTTCGAGGATCTGCGGAGTAAACGGGTGGATGGACTGGTGATTATGACCTGTGTCAATCATCCAGACAAACTGAAAGCCTACTGCGAGTATGGTCCGATTGTATCCTGGCAGCGGATGGGAGATGACGAAATTCCGTCAGTGGCTATGGACCAGGCGCAAGGCTATAAGCTGGCTCTTGAACATCTGGTGTCCAAGGGCTATACCCGCATTGCTAATGCCTTTGGCAGAGCAGAAAGTCTGAATACCCAGAGTCGGCGTGAAGCCTATGAATCATTTATGGCAGATAAGGGGCTGCCTATATTGCGTGAAGCTTATCAGTATTCCGTGTTCAGTTCATCTGACGGGGAAGAGGCGATGCGAAGAATGGCAAATGGGCCTGAACTTCCTCAAGCGGTGTTATGTTCAAATGATTATGCAGCAATCGGGATCTGGTCCGAAGCACGCAAACAGAATATACAAGTTCCCGAACAACTTGCTATTGTTGGTTTCGATGATATAGAGCTGTCCCGTGTGCTTGGAATAACGACCATACATAATCCAATTGCAGAACAGGCTACTCAGGCATTTCATCGATTATGGGCCGTTCTTGGCAAGCAGGAGCTAGAGCCTCAGCAATTGGAATTCCAACTGATCGAACGTGCAACTACCTGA
- a CDS encoding macrolide family glycosyltransferase has product MARVLFINGGSEGHVNPTIGVVQELITRGEEVVYFTIEAYRERMEKTGAIVRTFDGQKFIKAFVSGGRTYLLERVNGLLLTADIIIPSVLEQIEGEHFDYIIHDSMFGCGHLLAQILKLPAINSCTSFAQTEESFDHLMQHFFLNVPAEIVQPIKDSFHSLTIRLQEKYDVEIASPYEVFCNPAPLTIVYTTREFQPNGEEFDHTYQFVGPSIFSRLTDDDFDLTAIKGKRLIYISLGTIFNQALDFYRLCLKALGNTDHTIVMSVGDRTQLADLGAIPENFIVKRYVPQMDVLQSAKLFITHGGMNSTNESLYYGVPLIILPQSADQPIIAEQVVTRGAGLRLQMQTLTASQLREAVDHVLSVPSFEKTAANLRESFRKSGGYHYAVDAIFEFKTQHIIHG; this is encoded by the coding sequence GTGGCCCGTGTTTTATTTATTAATGGTGGATCAGAGGGACATGTCAATCCAACGATTGGCGTGGTACAAGAGCTTATTACACGCGGGGAAGAGGTTGTATACTTCACTATAGAAGCGTATCGGGAACGAATGGAGAAGACGGGTGCTATAGTCCGAACCTTTGACGGTCAAAAATTCATTAAAGCTTTTGTCTCAGGTGGCAGAACTTATTTGCTCGAGCGAGTCAACGGTCTTTTGCTTACGGCAGATATCATCATTCCAAGTGTGCTCGAACAGATCGAGGGTGAACATTTTGATTACATCATCCATGATTCCATGTTTGGCTGCGGACATTTGCTTGCGCAAATTCTGAAGCTGCCTGCAATTAATTCATGCACTTCTTTTGCGCAGACCGAAGAATCTTTCGATCATTTGATGCAACACTTTTTCTTAAATGTTCCTGCAGAAATCGTCCAACCTATAAAGGATTCATTCCATAGCCTGACAATCAGGTTACAGGAAAAATATGATGTGGAGATTGCTTCGCCCTACGAGGTGTTTTGCAATCCTGCGCCGCTTACCATTGTATATACGACAAGGGAATTCCAGCCCAATGGAGAAGAATTCGACCACACGTATCAATTTGTAGGACCGTCCATATTTTCGCGATTAACGGATGATGACTTCGACCTGACAGCTATTAAAGGGAAAAGACTTATTTACATTTCACTGGGTACAATTTTTAACCAAGCTCTTGATTTCTATAGGCTTTGCTTGAAGGCATTGGGGAATACCGATCATACCATTGTCATGTCTGTAGGGGATAGAACACAGCTTGCTGATCTGGGAGCAATTCCGGAAAATTTCATCGTTAAACGTTATGTTCCGCAAATGGATGTATTGCAGTCCGCTAAATTATTTATCACACACGGTGGGATGAACAGTACCAATGAAAGTTTATATTACGGGGTGCCCCTCATTATACTCCCTCAGAGCGCGGATCAGCCAATCATTGCAGAGCAGGTTGTTACTAGGGGAGCAGGCCTCCGTTTACAAATGCAAACCTTGACTGCCAGTCAGCTGCGTGAAGCTGTGGATCATGTGTTGAGCGTTCCTTCTTTTGAGAAAACTGCTGCGAATTTGAGGGAATCCTTTCGAAAATCAGGTGGATATCATTATGCTGTTGATGCCATTTTCGAATTTAAGACTCAACATATCATTCACGGATAG